The following proteins are co-located in the Dehalococcoides mccartyi 195 genome:
- the fsa gene encoding fructose-6-phosphate aldolase translates to MRIFLDTANIEEIKKGLKLGVVSGVTTNPTLVAKEGISDYKSVVQQICALLPEGDVSAEITAEDPAEMLKQAREIAKWAPNVVVKIPATAEGLEIISKLSKEGVRFNMTLCFSVNQALLGALAGAAFVSPFVGRLDDAGHDGMMLINDIVSIYKEYGFETQVIAASIRHPLHCTQAAQTGAGIATVPYKVLMQMMQHPLTDSGIARFMADWKSVQK, encoded by the coding sequence ATGCGTATTTTTCTGGATACCGCTAATATTGAAGAGATTAAAAAAGGCCTGAAACTGGGAGTGGTGAGCGGTGTGACCACCAATCCCACTCTGGTTGCCAAAGAAGGCATCAGTGATTATAAATCCGTAGTACAGCAGATATGTGCCTTGCTGCCGGAGGGTGATGTCTCTGCCGAAATTACGGCTGAAGACCCCGCCGAAATGCTCAAGCAGGCCCGCGAGATAGCTAAATGGGCACCCAACGTGGTGGTCAAAATACCCGCCACCGCCGAAGGGCTGGAGATTATTTCCAAGCTGAGCAAAGAGGGTGTCCGCTTCAATATGACCCTCTGTTTCTCGGTCAACCAGGCTTTGCTGGGGGCTTTGGCCGGTGCGGCCTTTGTCAGCCCGTTTGTGGGCAGGCTGGATGATGCCGGGCATGACGGCATGATGCTTATAAATGATATTGTCAGTATATATAAGGAATACGGCTTTGAAACCCAGGTGATTGCCGCCAGTATCCGCCACCCGCTTCATTGCACTCAGGCGGCCCAGACCGGTGCCGGTATTGCCACCGTACCTTACAAGGTGCTGATGCAGATGATGCAGCATCCGCTGACAGATTCGGGTATTGCCCGTTTCATGGCTGACTGGAAAAGTGTCCAGAAGTAA